TTCACACCGGCGACCTTGGTTATCTCGACGATAACGGCTACCTATTCTATGTGGATCGCAAGAAGGACGCGCTGCGTCGCAAAGGGGAGATGATCTCATCCTGGGAGATCGAGTCGGTCGTCGCAAAGTTCCCGTCCGTCGCTGAATGTGCGGTCGTGGCCGTGCCTTCCGCGCTGGGCGAAGACGAGATCTTGGTCGTTGTCGTGCCACAGCCCGGTGCGCGGGTCGAGCCCGTCGCACTCATCGAATTTTGCGGTGAACGAATGCCAAATTTCCAGATCCCGCGCTATGTCCGCGTTTTGGATGCGATGCCACGCACCCAGACGCAGCGAATCGAGAAGTACCGGCTTCGTCGCGACGGTGTCACCGCAGACACCTGGGACGCACTCGCGCACCATTGACCCCGAGTGTCAACATCAGTGTTGACTGATGGATGGGGACGGCGCATACTGCTTGATGGTGTCTGGCGATTGACCTGAGGCCGCGCCAGAGACGTCTGCTGGTAGTCCTGCCCGTGGTGGCCGGGCCATCACCAAGCCGGACCGTTAACGGAGGAGACTATGACGACCAGCCCGACCACCGAGCCCACTGTTGCTGACAGATGGGGGGACCGGGTGCGTGAATATTTCGCGGCAGCCGACCGCTGGGATTTCGCCGCCTTTCCGGACTACCTCAGTCCCACACTGCGTTTCCGGCTCGCGAACAACGCTCCTATCGAGGGCCTTGGCGAGATGATTGCCCTGGCGGGCCGGCACAAGGAAGCTGTCAAGTCGGTACAGCACACCCTTGACCGATTCGCCTATGACACCGATCGTCGCCGGGTCGCCGTCGAGTTGACGGTCAGCTACGTACGGCACGACGACGTGAAGAAAAGCTATCCGGCCGCCGTCGTGTTGGACTTCGACACCGACGACCTCATCAGCGGTTACCGGGTGTTCGTCGACCTCAGCGACCTCCCGAACTAGCCGGACGGCAGACCGCGAGCATGTTCATCGCCACCCTCGTCATTGGGATAATCCTCGGCGCCCTGCTGTTATTCAGCGCCTATGGCAAGCTGACCAGGAACGCCGAGCAGGTAAAGACGATCACCGATGTCGGGTTCCCGCCGAACTACATTTGGGCGTTGGCGCTGTGTGAAATAGCCGGAGCGCTCGGCGTCTTGATAGGCCTGTACTGGTACCCCATCGGCGTCGCCGCCGCCATCGGGGTCATCCTGTACTTCGTCTTCGCAGTCGCCGCGCATCTGCGCGTGCGGGAATACGCTGTCCAGGCTGCGGCCATGATGCTGGCCCTTGGGCTGATCTATCTGGTCTTGCGCTTGCTCGCCGTTTGATCAACCTCCAAGGAGAACCATGAGGACTGGCTCGATCGACGAAACGAGCGCCCCCTCAGCGGGCTCGAACGCCATACCCGGTGACTACGACACCCTTGCCGCTATAGAGAAGCGCGTGCTGTGGCTGTCCACCGCGATGATTCATCACGCCAATCGGGTGCGGCCAAATAGCAGTGGGCTGAAGGTCGGTGGTCACCAAGCCTCCTGCGCTTCAATGGTTTCGATCATGACAGCGCTATGGTTTCAGGCGCTCGGTTCCCAAGACCGGGTATCGGTGAAACCGCACGCATCGCCGGTGCTGCACAGCATCAACTATCTGCTTGGGTACTTGGACGCGTCCTATATGACTCGGTTGCGTGCGTTCGGGGGACTGCAGTCCTATCCCAGTCGGTCCAAAGACCCCGACCCGGTTGACTATTCGACGGGGTCGGTGGGTATTGGTGCCACAGCGCCTATTTGGGGCGCGATGGCGCGTCGTTTCCTGCGCGACAAGCTGCCCGGCATCGGCGCCGGGCGTCAGTACTCGCTTGTCGGCGACGCCGAACTTGATGAAGGAGCAGTGTGGGAGGCGATACTTGACCCCGCAGTTGCTGAACTTGGTGAAGTGGTCTGGATCGTCGACGTAAACCGCCAGTCGCTTGATCGTGTGGTTCCGAATATTGCTCCCCCTCGACTGGGCGCGATGTTCGATGCGGCTGGGTGGCAAGTCATTACCGTGAAGTTCGGCAATCTGCTGGAAACTCTGTTCAGCCGGCCCAACGGCGACGCACTGCGATCTCGCATCATCGAGATGCCTAACGCGGAGTACCAGCGACTACTGCGATGTAGTCCCGCCCAATTGCGTGAACGGCTGCCGGGGACCGCGGCAGATCGCGCCGACATCGCGGCGCTCATCGACACCCTGGATGACGAGACACTGATCGCAGCCATTCGCAATCTCGGCGGACATGACCTGCGTGCGCTGACAGATGCGTACGAGCGGATTGACGACGGCCGACCGACCGTCATCTTTGCCTACACCATCAAGGGCTACGGATTGCCCAGCCAAGGACATCCCCAAAACCATTCAGCCTTGCTGAGTCCCGAGGAGTTCGAGGGATTTGCGGCCGAGGTCGGCATGGACCCCGATCACCCGTGGGCCCGGTTCGACGCCGAAAGCGTTTCCGGTCAGTTGTGCCAGACCAGAGCTGAAAAGCTTCGAAGGGCAGTCATTCCGGGGTTCCCCCGGCCCGTCTTCCCCCAAGACTTCGGGCGCACACCCAAAGGCACCGCCACCACGCAGGCGGCGCTGGGTCGTGCGTTGCTGGATCTGACCAGGGAAGTGCCAGATGCCGCTAGCCGCGTCGTCACGGTCAGCCCCGACGTCAGCTCCACCACCAATTTGGGTGGCTGGGTCAACAAGGTCGGGGTGTGGTCGCTGAGCGAGCGGTACAACTGGTTTGCGGACGACGCCGAAACGATCATGCATTGGCGCGAAACTCCCGCCGGCCAGCACATCGAACTTGGTATCGCCGAAACCAACCTGGTCGGGTTAATCGGCGAGTTGGGCGCTACGTGGAGCCGGTGGGGGCAACCGCTATACCCGATCGGGGTGCTGTATGACCCCTTCGTCGAGCGTGCGCTGGAACCGTGGTCCTTCGGAATCTACGCTGGAGGTCAGTCGATCCTGGTTGGAACACCATCCGGAGTGACGCTAGCCGCGGAGGGCGGCGCGCACCAGTCGATCAAGACGCCCTCGATCGGGCTCGAGCAACCCAATTGCATCAGCTACGAGCCTGCGTTCGCCATCGATGTCGAGTGGGTGCTGTTGGCTTCGTTAGCGCGCCTAGGCCGGCCCGACGGAGTCTCGGCCTATCTTCGACTGTCAACCCGGCCGGTCAATCAAGCCCTCGCCGCTGTTCCGGCGGATCCGGCCGCCCGGGAACGCCGCCGCCGTCAAGTCGTCGCTGGCGGCTATCCGCTTGTCCGCCGTGCCAACCCGGTGGTCACCATCGCCGGAATGGGAGCCGTCATGACCGAGGTTTTGGCCGCTTCGCAGCGCCTCGAACACATGGGCGTGGAGGTTGATGTCGTCTGTGTCACCAGCGCGGGCCTGCTTTTCCAAGCCATGCGGGCCCGCGCCGGACACGGCAGTGCCGACACGTGGATTCTCGATCAGCTGCTGCCCAGTAACCGCGCCACACCCATGGTCACGGTTTTGGACGGACACCCTCATACGTTGAGTTTCCTCGCCGGTGTCAATCAGGTTCCCGCTGTTTCGTTGGGTGTCAGCGGTTTCGGCCAGGTGGGCACGCTCGACGAGGTGTATCGGTATCACCAGATAGACAGCGACAGCATCGTGCGTGCCGTCCTGGACGCATTGCAGTGAGGCGCTGATGACGAATCGTTTCGTAAGTCATTCGCTGCCATTCGCTCGTGTTGGGCGACACGGCAAAGCCGGCGTCAGTCAGGATGTTGAGGCACCGGAACGGTCGGCTGGTGCCGACGCCGGCACCTGCGGCGAAAACGCACGCGATGTCGGTGCGCGGTGCGACGAGGACGTCACCGCCGACGACGCACACGCACGCTTCGGCCACGGAGACCGTGATAGCCGGGAAGCGGACCGAACACGAGCCGGCTCTGCGGGCGCAACCGATTCAGATCCAACGGATGCCGTACCCCGGGCGCCTGTCAGGGCGCCGTTGTTCCTGGGACTGGTCACCCTGACAGCATTGGGGGCGCTGAGCGGATGGCTGGCCCTCCACGCGTACCAGGGACGCCAGGTCCAGCAGCAACGGCAACTCTATCTGCAGGTCGGACGACAAGCCGCGGTGAATCTGACCTCCATCAACTATGCCGAGGTCGACACCGATGTGCAGCGGATCCTTGACTCGGCCACAGGCGCCTTTCGGGACGATTTTGCCCAACGGTCCAAGGCGTTCATCGACGTCGTGAAGCGGGCGCAGAGCAGGTCGGAAGGCACAATCACTGCCGCCGGGCTGGAATCAGTCGACGGCGATCGCGCCCAGGTTGTGGTCGCGGTAATGGTTAAGACCACCATGCCGGCGGCGGCCGACGACCAAGCCCGGGGATGGCGGATGCGCATCGGTGTCCAGAAAGAGGGCAAAGTCGTGAAGGTTTCCAGCGTGCGGTTCGTCGAATGACGACGTCCGCACCCGATAAAGAATGTGTAGCGGCAAACATGGCCGAAGCCTGTGACGAAGTCCAACCGGAAACGCAGACCGCAGTCGATGGCGATGAATCCGTTGACGTGCCCGACGATCAGGCCGGACGGGCCCGACGAATCCGGTGGTCGCGGGTATGCGCTTACGGGATACTTCCTGCGCTGGCGTTGGCGATAGGCGGCAGCGCGGGATATCTCAAGTGGTTTGATTTTTCGATCCATCAGTCCGAACGGGCAAGCGCCGAATCGGTACGGGCGGCAAGAGACGGAACCATCGCGATGTTGAGTTACCGACCGGACTCGGCGGAGAAGGACTTGGGTACCGCGGTCGACCGAATGACTGGGCAATTCAAGAATTCTTACATCACGTTGACCCATGATGTGGTGATACCCGGTGCGAAGCAGAAGGAAATCTCGGCGGTGGCCACGGTTCCCGCGGCGGCTGCGATGTCGGCTAATCCGACGCATGCGACAGTGCTGGTTCTTGTCGATCAAACCATCACCATTGGCGCGAGCGCACCGACCACCACCGCCTCGAGCGTCAAGGTCACCCTTGACAAGGTTGCTGACCGATGGCTCATCTCTGGATTCGACCCGGTTTAGGGAGTCGAACCGTGCAAACGATGGCGAATCCGGCGGCTATACCGTCCTTTTCGTCCTTTTCGTCCTTTTCGCATGCACTGACAGGCGGGCCGGGCGGGCCGTCTCCGTGCCTGCCGTCCGAATATGGTTACCCCTGCGCGCACAGGCCGCGATGGTCCGCGGCCGCTATGGATCAGCGATGACCCTCTGTCGCGGGGGCGCGTTACTAATGGTGGCAGTGACGCTGTACCTGAGCGCGTTCGCCGTGCCACAGTCCGCCCGCGCCGACAACAAGCGACTCAACAATGGCGTCGTTGCCAACGTCTACACCGTGCAGCATCAGGCCGGCTGCACTGGCGACATCCATGTCAGCCCTCAACTGCAACTGAGTGCGCAGTGGCACACCGAGGATGTGCTGGCCAATCACAACCTCGACGGTGACGTCGGCTCGGACGGCTCTACTCCGCAGGACCGGGCCAACGCCGCCGGTTTCCGCGGCAAGGTAAGTGAAACCGTGGCAATCAATCACGCATTGGCCATAAACGGCATCGAAATACTCAATCAGTGGTACTTCAACCCCGACTATCTCGCCATCATGCGTGATTGCGCCAACTCCGCCATAGGCGTGTGGTCGCAGAACAGCCTGGACCGCAGCGTGGTTGTGGCTGTGTACGGTCAGCCGGTGTGAAAGCCCGACGCGCCACCTCGGCGACAGCGACAACGACAACGACAGAGGGGTATAGGCGGCTCGGCGTCGGTGTGGGATCGTTCGATCGCGTCAAAACCGTTGGAAGGAACTACAAATGGATCCCAGTCCTGACTATGATGCCAGTGACGAACTCGAATACGGCATTTCGTGGTTCGCCTGGATTCTGCGCGGCGTTTACCCGCCCCCCGCCTACCCCCCGACCTGACCGTCGGTGCAGCCGGGAAGCGTACATCCGGGCAACGGTGGTGCGTGCCAAGGCATTCGCAGGCTGCCGGTGACATGCTGTGCCGCCAGGTCGACGATGCCCGAGCAATGCCTTGGATCTTCGCTACCGCTTTCGCGGGGCGACGCCGCGGCCCTACATCGTTATGCCGATGCATCTGCGGCGTCCCCCGGGATGTTGTCGCCTCATGGAAAAGCGGTTGAGCCTCCGGCTCAGGCTGCCTGCCGGCGGGTCCAGCACTGGGCCGTCGGGGGTTGCGCCGCGATCGCCTCTTGTGGCAGCCGCACCGAACCGCTCCGTCGCTAGCGAGCCGCAGTCGTATTAGTGGCCGATAGGTACGTTGAGTAGCCTGGCAGCGGTGTCTGTCCCGACTAACCGGGCGTCTGTGAGCCCGAGACCACTCAGCATGGATCCCGACAAATCATCGTGCGCCGGGAGGGGGTAGTCGGTGCCGAATACCATTCGGTGCGGCCCCAATTGGCTCCGGAGGAAGTGCAGGTTGGCATCGCGGTAGACCACGGTGTCGGCGTAGATGTTCTGAACCAGATCCGCCGCCGTCGCATCGTTGGTGGCATCCCAGAGCCGGGAAATCCGTGGCAGTGCCCAAAAGAAGGTTCCGCCGCCGTGGGCCAGGCAGATGCGCAGACCGGGGCACTTCCGTGTCACCCCGCCGAACGCCAATCGGGTGGCCGCGATGGCTGTATCGGTTCCCATGCTCAACCCGAAGGTCGCTGCCGCGCCCACGATCCGATCAGTCCATTGCGATCGTGTCCCTAATATCAGCGGGTGGACGAAGATCAGCATCTCGAGCTCTTCAGCGGCGCAAAAGAATTCGCGTAGGTCGAGATGATCAAGTTCGCGGGAACCGGCGGTGGTTCCTATTTCCACTCCGGACAGTCCCGCTTGGTGGGCGCGGTGGAGGACCGCGACTGCCGCGTCGGGATGATGCAAAGGTACTGTGCCCAACCCGGAGAACCGGCGCGGGTGTGCGGATACGATATCTGCGACCGCGGCGTTGATGCGCTCGGCCCACTCGGTCGCCGGCCCGGCTGCAGCCCAATCGCATATCATCGGCGGTATAGGAGACAGTACTTGATGGACGATTCCCGCAGCGTCCATGTCTTCAATCCGCTGTCGCGGCGACCAGCTCGAGGCGGTCAAACTGCGGACTGCCCGCCCGTCGCGGATTAGGTGTCGCCGCTCGCCATCAGCGTGGAACGTCGGCCAACGCGGATCACCGAACTTGCCGGCGAAGTCTGGTACGTCGACGACGATGTGGGTGTGAAAGTCGATGCGACAGTCGAGACCGCAGACATGTGCGGGTCGCATCGGGCGACCTCGCGCGTCAGTACGCGGGCGCGATGATGACGCGGATGCGCTGGGTTGAGCACCGGACTGGTCCAATTTTCGCCTCGCTCGGAAGTCGTAGATCGCTGACCGGGATCGAGGCGGTCGAGGACCATGTGCCGCCTGGCTGTCGGCCGCTGGCGGCTTCGGGTCAGGAGGTTCGGGCCTGCCGTCCATGACCAAAGTGTGGGCTTTGGATCTGAGCACGGGGTTGGCGGCGTTCCGCAGACCAGAAACCATTGTGAGATCGGCTGGCGCCTCTCGTCCCTCAGCACCGTGCATGTCCGTTCGCCACGGGGCAGGCGTAGTCGGCGCTGCCCGCCCAGAATGCCGCCGACGTACCCACGGCGCGCCGCCGGTGGCACTGGCTGCCCATTTCCATACGAAACCTTCGTCGGGGAATGCAATCGCATGAGGAGGCGGTTGCGGATTCGTTGTGCCTCAGCCGGATTGCAATTCGCGGCGATACACCAAACGCAGAAGTGCGCGGTGGGCTCACCGGCACAACGGCTTCAGGAACCGGATACCCGGCGAGCGTGCCCGGCCCAGTATGGCTCTCGAATCACCTTGCGCTGGATCTTCCCCACCGGGCTGCGGGGCAATGGTTCATCGATGAACATGATCTGGCTTGGCTTCTTGTAGGACCCGAGCTTTTCGCGGCACCACGCAATGACCGTATCGTCGGTGATCCGCGCATTTCTGTCGGCGTAGATCATGGCCATCGGGGCTTCACCCCACTTTTCGTGCGGTATGCCCACCACAACCACCTCGCGTACCCCAGGGATCTCGGCGATGGCTTGTTCGAGTTCAGTGGGCCAAATGTTGAAACCACCCGACACGATCATATCGTCGACTCGGTCGACGATATAGAGAAAGCCGTGTTCGTCAAGGCGACCGATGTCGCCGGTCAGGACCCAGCCGTCGCGCAGTCGTCGCTCCGTCAGTTCGATGTCGTTCCACAAGCCCGTCATCTGCCCTTCACATCTGATGGCGATTTCGCCGGCTTCCCCGACAGGCAGCGATCGATTCTCGTCGTCACGAATCTCTAGTTCGGCGAACGGCATGACGCGTCCTGCCGCCCGCAGTGGTTCCGATCCCGCCAACGCGCCGAACCACTCCCTGGGCCCCATCATGGCCACGGGCACCGCCTCGGTCTGACCGTAAAGCTGGTACAGCGTGTCCCCTAGGACCTCGCGGCCTGCCAAGGCGGTGTGTTCACTGATCGGCGCCCCGGAGACCAACACGGATTTCAGGTGGGGCAGGTCGAGGCGTCGCCCCCCGGCGTGCGCGACGATGTCTGCGATCATCGTCGGCACGGCGAACAGGTAGCCTACTTTCTCGTCAACTAACGTCGCGACGAAGCTGGCCGCGTCGAATTTGGGTGCGAGGATGTTGCACCCGCCCGCCAGCCAGATCGGCAAGAACAGGTAACCCGAGCCGTGCGAGATGGGGCCTACGTGCAAGCAGCGGTCGCCGAGGTCGACGGGTGGCAGCATGTAGAACCAGTCCCTCGTCGCGCTCATCCATGCCCGATGGGTGTATGCGATGCCTTTGGCCTTACCGGTCGTCCCAGCCGAATGACGAATGATGAAGACATCGTCAAGGTCGACAGCGGGATCCGGATCTGTGTGGTCTTGCAGTTCGAGCCACTTGTTGTAGTTTTCGTCGCGAACCACGATGGTCAAGCCCGGTATCTTCGCATCGAGACCGGCCAGCTCGTGGGCGTACTCCGCGGACACGACAACGACTTTGGCATCGGTATGGGTGATCATGTGCTCGTGCGCGATGACCGAGTTGCGCCGGTACAGGGGCACACGGACGATGTTGGCTATCGCCGCGGCGAGGTAGAAGTCGGCGGCCTCGATGCAGTTGTCCTCCAGTACCGCGACTCGATCGCCAGGCTTGACGCCCAACGATATGAGCGCGTTCGCCAGCCGTATCCCCCGATCCCATGCCTGGCCGAATGTCAGCGTTCGCCCCTCGCTGGTCACAGCCGGCAGGTCGCGATGAAACTTCGCCGACCGTCGCATGGCACTTCTGACATCTAACATTGGGATTCTCCGCTCAGCAGCCCACTGGCCGCGCTATCAGACTCGCATTACCGGCCGAAGGTTGAAAATCAAATTTCATCTCGACGATGATCGATTCATCGTGACCGCTCTGGCGCGCTGGATGTTGGGTGCTCCGGGCGCAAGGACATGGCATGCTCCCTCGATGGTGGGAGCCACCTGCAGACCGGTCGCCGTCCAGCTGCCGTTTCGAAGGGTCGTGTCGTTGTAGGCAGTGCGGGCGTTCATTTCCAGGAAGAACACCATTGTTCGTGCTTCGGCGAGACCTAACAAGAGCGTCGTAACGTGGGTGCACCCTGCCGTCGCCCGGAAGGTGTCCAACACCACCGCCCGCCACTGGTTGGCTAGTGAACAGCCCACCAGCGCCTCACAGCTGGGCAATATCGCCGGACATTGGTGATATGGGTGCGTTGCCGCGTCCAGCGTGATCTCGGCGATGGCCAGCGCCGGCCCCTCAATGACTCCGGTGACCCCGAAATCGTGGATGGTGCGCTCCTCGCGACCATCGGGTGCGTCGGCCGCCGGTCCGTAGTCGCCGGCCGAGGATACGTCAGTCAGCCGGGCCCGGAATCGGTACGTCTGGGCACCGATCGGATGCACGGTGAGCGTCTTCGAGCGCATCACCGCCGGCTGGTCTGGTTGAGGAGTCGTCGTCACGGCGTCGCGGGTGATGCAGCAGGCATTCGGGATCGGGTCGGTGATGCGCAGCGAAGGCCGCAACTTCGAAGTGGGCGCGCGGCGTCGCTCCCACTCGCACAGCGAGAGTCCGCGTTGGCGTACATCGTTATCGGGTACATCGATCAAAGGACGCGAGAGCAGCGTGCCAGGAACACCGGCGAGAAAACTCGAGCCATGACTTTGGCGGCGGCAGCTTTGGCGCCGACCGTGACCGTAGGCTTTCCGCCCATCAATGCCCGGTACCCCGCCTCGGCCACGGCTCGGGCGTCGAGCTTCTCCGTTTCGTAGATGCGCTTCATGAGCGAAGAGCCGCGATAGCCCGCGATGTCCGCGGTTGCCGCGAACTTGGATTGAAACGAACCAGGGGCGACATTGGTGACTTGGACGCCATAGTGTTTCAGCTCGGCTCCAAGTGCCACAGCGAAGGTGTTGATGAAGCCTTTAGAGGCCCCATAGGCCGCGAACTTGACGGTCGGCGAGAAGCCGGCCGAGGAACCCATCATTAGGATCCGACCCCGGCCGCGTTGCTTCATGCGTTCCCCGAACAGCATTGACAGTTTGGTCGACGTGACGACGTTGAGCATCAACATCCTCTCGACCTTGGAAAGGTCGATTTCGCAGGGCGCGCCGTAGGCCGCGAATCCGGCATTGTTGATCAGTATGTCGACCTGGTGTCCTTGGCTGTCGCACCAGGCCATCAGCTTCTCAGCCGCATGCTGTTCGCAAAGGTCAGCCTGCTGTGTCACGAGGCGCCCATCACCGGGATCCAAATCGTCCGCGAGTGCCTGTAATTCCTCATCGAGGAGGCTCACCGCGAGCACGCGGTAGCCATCGGCAAGGAGCAGTCGAACGTACTCACGTCCGGCGCCCGCGCCGGCGCCAGTGACCAGCGCGACATCGGCGTGCGGCATCTAGGAACCTCCTTTCGACTCTGTCGGCGACCCTTTTCGGGCCGCAGTCTCATGGTGGGAGTCCATACGTCAAATGGTGCAGTTGGGTGTTCTGTAGTCCGGAACCCGGACTTCCGGGAGGCGCCGCTAGGGTCCCTCGGCGCATGTGTGGGCGACGGCAACCAGGGGCGTCCGGCGACGATATGGAATTGCCGATGTGCTGTGGCGGAAAGCAATTCGTGGCCACGGCCGGATATGTGGTCAAGCGTCGGAGGCCGGTGCTACCGCGACAAGGCCGTCGAGAAAGACCGCGCAGATTATCCGGGCGATCGATGCGGCGTCTTGTTCGCCCTGCGGGTCAAACCAACGATGCATCCAGTTGAGGGAGCCCTGAATGATCAAGGCCAGGACTCGAGCGTCTCCCAAGTCTCGGAACTCCCCGGCGTCCACGCCTTCGGCGATGAGACGCTCCATCGTGTCCATGAAGAAGTCCGCAAGTTGAGCCAGGCGCTGTTGGTCTGGATCCGGTATGGCATCGCACGGCAAGCGCCTCATGTCTTCTTGCACGAAGACGTGGAGGGCCGGGTAATGCGTGTCGAACGACACGACGACTTGAGAAATCAACGCACTCAACCGGCTTCTTGCGGTTCCGGGAGCCGAGCTGACTGACTGCGCCTGGGCGACGACCGTCTCGATTGACTCCAAGATCACTGCCCGAAACAATTGTGTCTTGCTGCCGAAATAGTAGTAAAGGGTGGCGCGGTCGACATTGAGGGTTTGGCTGATCTCGGTAAGGCTGGCCTGCGACAAACCCCTGCTGTGGAAGACATCGGCGGCAGCCTTGAGCAATTCCCGGCGCCTCATCGAATACAGCCGACTCGGCTCGTGGCTGGCTCGCTGTCGTTTTCGCGACAGCTCGCTCATCCCGGTGGGCTCGAATCGGCGCTGACTTGGTCGGTCGTCGGCTCATCGGCGTCGTCGACATCGATGAGGACGCGACCGTCGACCACGCGCGTCGGGTAGGTCCGCAGTGGCTGAAGAGCGGGAAGGCACAGTGCGCGGCCGTCGCGTACATCGAACCGTGCCAGGTGCAATGAGCAGACAATTTCGTAACCCTCGAGTTCGCCGTCGTCGGCCAATGACCATTGCTCGTGGCTGCAGGAATCCTGTGTGGCGTAGAAGTGGTCGCCGATACGGTACACGGCAACATGGGCCGCCCCAGGTAGGCGACAGAGCTGACCATCGGCGAGGTCGTCCACTCTGAGCTCAAACGTTCTTGACATAGCCACCTTTCGGATCGCTTCGTTGCTTCGCTACTGCGTCCGCAGCGGACACCCAATCGAACGGCCCCTACAACATGGAGCTACCACCGTTCACACTCAGCACTTGGCCGGTGACGAAACCTGCGTTGTCAGAAGCCAGGTACGCCACGGCGGCAGCCACCTCGTCGAGGGTGCCTCCGCGGCCAAGCGGGATGCTCCCTCGGATCTGTTCGAAGAACTCTTCGTACTGTCGGCGCTGATCCTCGGGCATCTGCTCGATCGCTGCCGACAGTTGTGGGGTGATCACCATCGCCGGCGCCACCACGTTGAAGGTGATGTTGTCCGCCGCGAATTCGCGGGCCAGCCCCGGCGTGATCCCGTGCACCGCGCCCTTTGCGGCGCTGTAGACCGCATGTTGCCACAAGCCGTTGCGGACCGACTCCGCTCCGATGCTGACTACCCGGCCGTACTGCCGAGCGATCATGTGCGGCAGCACTTCCAGCGTGGTGTAGAGCATCGTCCACAGATTGCGGTCCACCGTTTCGCGCAACGTCTCTTCGGTGTGAGTCAACGTCGGGCGAATGACACCGCCGCCGGCGTTGTTGACCAGGATGTCGAGCTTGCCGAAGGAATCTAAAGCCGACTGGACGGTGGCCCGCGCTCCGCT
This genomic window from Mycobacterium saskatchewanense contains:
- a CDS encoding non-heme iron oxygenase ferredoxin subunit, translating into MDDLADGQLCRLPGAAHVAVYRIGDHFYATQDSCSHEQWSLADDGELEGYEIVCSLHLARFDVRDGRALCLPALQPLRTYPTRVVDGRVLIDVDDADEPTTDQVSADSSPPG
- a CDS encoding SDR family NAD(P)-dependent oxidoreductase, whose translation is MIHTARSASSFEAAPMDISGRNALITGAASGLGLGIAQHFASLGVRVCLADRDEANLEQALATIPANATLGPIAIVNDLSTRSGARATVQSALDSFGKLDILVNNAGGGVIRPTLTHTEETLRETVDRNLWTMLYTTLEVLPHMIARQYGRVVSIGAESVRNGLWQHAVYSAAKGAVHGITPGLAREFAADNITFNVVAPAMVITPQLSAAIEQMPEDQRRQYEEFFEQIRGSIPLGRGGTLDEVAAAVAYLASDNAGFVTGQVLSVNGGSSML